From the genome of Mixophyes fleayi isolate aMixFle1 chromosome 2, aMixFle1.hap1, whole genome shotgun sequence, one region includes:
- the LOC142140154 gene encoding olfactory receptor 5AR1-like produces MNKCSIHTINTEFILTGLTDNPDLRIPLFLLFLLFYIIAVLGNVGIIVTIQQVPDLHTPMYFFVRQLAILDLCYISVITPNTLANFFRIIKSISITDCALQMLLFGGSATTESYLLAAMAYDRFVAICQPLLYVTIMSNRVCKCLVTSAYFAGFLNIIIQEYFTFALKYWKSNKIDHFYCDIPPLIKLTCSDTFINEVVIFVFGGFACVSCLSAILYSYANILVTVLGIHSARGKSKAFSTCASHLTCVSIFYGTLMFTYLKPPSEYLLSDDKIISFFYTVVIPMINPMIYSFRNVEVKESMRKILTKIF; encoded by the coding sequence ATGAATAAGTGCAGCATTCACACAATAAACACAGAGTTCATCCTCACAGGACTGACTGACAACCCTGACCTGAGGATTCCCCTCTTCCTGCTCTTCCTGTTGTTCTATATTATTGCTGTTCTGGGAAATGTGGGGATCATTGTAACTATTCAACAGGTTCCTGACCTCCACACACCAATGTATTTCTTTGTCAGGCAGTTGGCAATTCTTGatctgtgttatatttctgtcatAACACCAAATACATTAGCAAACTTTTTCAGAATAATAAAGTCAATAAGCATTACTGATTGCGCTTTACAAATGTTACTATTTGGAGGTTCAGCTACCACAGAAAGTTATTTATTGGCAGCAATGGCTTATGATCGATTTGTGGCAATATGTCAGCCTTTGCTGTATGTAACTATTATGTCTAATAGAGTATGTAAATGTCTTGTGACTAGTGCCTACTTTGCAGGATTTCTTAATATCATAATCCAGGAATATTTTACCTTTGCATTAAAATACTGGAAATCTAATAAAATTGATCACTTTTATTGTGACATCCCACCACTCATTAAACTTACATGTTCTGATACATTTATTAATGAGGTGGTGATCTTCGTCTTTGGAGGTTTTGCTTGTGTGAGCTGCCTGTCAGCCATTTTGTATTCATATGCCAATATTCTTGTGACTGTTTTGGGAATTCACTCAGCAAGGGGAAAAAGTAAAGCTTTCTCTACCTGTGCATCGCATCTGACTTGTGTCTCTATTTTCTATGGCACTTTGATGTTTACATATCTCAAACCTCCATCAGAATATTTATTAAGTGATGATAAGATAATCTCGTTTTTTTATACAGTAGTAATTCCTATGATAAATCCGATGATTTACAGTTTCAGAAATGTAGAGGTTAAAGAATCTATGAGGAAAATCcttactaaaatattttaa
- the LOC142141129 gene encoding olfactory receptor 5AR1-like — translation MTQGNQSTVREFIIVGIANDPKIQHFIFILFLLIYFITCVANTTIMLIVLIINDLHSPMYFFLSNLSFSDLCYSTVVAPKLLYDFFSEKKTISFIGCALQLYFFAVFASTECYILSAMAYDRYVAICHPLLYVLIMNRRRCVVIVIFVYIGGICTSGIHTSCTFILNFCGPNVINHFYCDIPPLMELSCSDTYISKTIIFGVVLSLGLFSVTVTLASYVYIFFTILSIHSSEGRHKAFSTCSSHLSCVALFYGTVFFMYLRPASNYSVTQDKVVSVFYTMVIPMMNPIIYCLRNREIKDAIIYYINRLLL, via the coding sequence ATGACTCAAGGTAACCAGTCTACTGTAAGAGAGTTTATTATTGTAGGTATCGCTAATGATCCAAAGATACaacatttcatattcatattgtttTTACTCATATACTTTATTACTTGTGTTGCCAATACGACAATCATGTTAATAGTCCTGATCATTAATGACCTTCACAGTCCAATGTATTTCTTTCTCAGCAACTTGTCCTTCTCAGATCTTTGCTATTCCACTGTAGTTGCTCCTAAAttgttatatgattttttttctgagAAAAAGACAATCTCATTTATTGGTTGTGCGCTTCAGCTGTATTTCTTTGCTGTGTTTGCCAGCACTGAATGCTATATTTTGTCTGCTATGGCATATGATCGCTATGTTGCAATATGTCACCCACTTCTGTATGTACTTATAATGAATAGGAGAAGATGTGTGGTTATagttatttttgtgtatattggTGGCATTTGCACATCAGGGATTCACACATCTTGCACTTTCATTTTGAATTTTTGTGGACCTAATGTCATCAACCACTTCTATTGTGACATTCCTCCTCTTATGGAACTTTCGTGTTCTGATACATATATAAGCAAAACAATTATATTTGGTGTAGTCTTATCCCTTGGTCTTTTTTCAGTAACAGTTACTTTGGCCTCATATGTCTATATTTTTTTCACCATATTGTCAATCCACTCATCAGAAGGGAGACACAAAGCATTTTCTACATGTTCCTCCCATCTGTCATGTGTTGCCTTATTTTATGGAACTGTTTTCTTCATGTATCTCCGTCCGGCCTCCAACTATTCAGTTACACAAGATAAAGTGGTGTCTGTGTTCTATACAATGGTCATCCCAATGATGAACCCAATCATCTACTGCTTGCGAAACAGAGAAATAAAAGATgctataatatattacattaataggcTACTATTGTGA